The following is a genomic window from bacterium.
GTCGAGCTCCACGGCTCCGACGGCGTTGACTTCATTACCGTCCACTGCGGCGTGACCCGGGCGGCCATCGAGCTACTGCAGCGGGCCCCCCGTGTGGTGGGGGTGGTGAGCCGGGGCGGCGCCATCCTCACCGAGTGGATGCTTCGAAACGACCGGGAGAACCCGCTCTACGAGCAGTTCGACCGCCTGCTGGAGATAGCCCGGCGCCACGACATGACCCTCTCCCTGGGCGACGGGCTGCGGCCGGGGTGCCTGGCCGACGCCACCGACCGGGCCCAGATGCAGGAGCTCATCACCCTGGGCGAGCTTGGCCGCCGCGCCCGGGAGGCCGGCGTCCAGGTGATGATCGAGGGACCGGGCCACGTGCCCGCCGACCAGATAACCGAGAACGTCCGGCTGGAGAAGTCGCTCTGCGACGGCGCGCCCTTCTATGTCCTGGGGCCCTTGGTGACCGACATCGCGCCCGGATACGACCACATCACCGGGGCCATCGGGGGCACCATCGCCGCCATGGCCGGGGCCGACTTCCTCTGCTACGTAACCCCCGCCGAACACATCCGCCTGCCCGGCGTCGAGCACGTGAAGCTGGGGGTCATCGCCAGCCGGATCGCGGCCCACGCCGGGGACATCGCCCGGGGGCTCCCCGGGGCGCGGGATCGCGACGATGAGATGGGCCGCGCCCGCCGCGCCCTGGACTGGCGCAGGCAGTACGAGCTGGCCTTGGACCCGGAGCTGGTCCGGCAGTGGCGGGACAAAAGCCACCCCGCCGACGAATCGGTTTGCACCATGTGTTCCGAATTGTGCGCCATCAAGGGGATGCGCCGCGTGCTCTACGGGGATGGAAACGACCGGTAAAGGTTTTCTAGAGTCATACGCGGTCGATATCGTGGAAAGATGAGTACGAACTGCGGGGATGGATATGACAGGTAGAGGTTTTCTAGAATCCGGCGCGGTCGTTATCGTGAAATGATGAGTACAAACCGCGGGGATGTAAATGACGGGTAAGGGTTTTCTAAAAAGGCCCGACTGGCGGGTGGAGCGGATCGCCCTGGCGGCGGCGGTGGGGCTGGCGGCCGCGATAATCGTGCTCTTCG
Proteins encoded in this region:
- the thiC gene encoding phosphomethylpyrimidine synthase ThiC — protein: MTTQLEAARAGNLTPEMERVAADERLAPDVLLERVARGTVVVLKNVARPSSVALGVGEGLRIKVNANLGTSKDSPDTALELEKLRVALEAGADTVMDLSTGGDLHATRLAILESTPVPVGTVPIYDAAVRVRDAGREIWQMTADEIFDAVELHGSDGVDFITVHCGVTRAAIELLQRAPRVVGVVSRGGAILTEWMLRNDRENPLYEQFDRLLEIARRHDMTLSLGDGLRPGCLADATDRAQMQELITLGELGRRAREAGVQVMIEGPGHVPADQITENVRLEKSLCDGAPFYVLGPLVTDIAPGYDHITGAIGGTIAAMAGADFLCYVTPAEHIRLPGVEHVKLGVIASRIAAHAGDIARGLPGARDRDDEMGRARRALDWRRQYELALDPELVRQWRDKSHPADESVCTMCSELCAIKGMRRVLYGDGNDR